In Halomarina salina, the genomic window CCGTAGGAGACTCGGAACTCGATAGAAGCGGGCTACTCGACCGAAATCGGGGGCGGTTCCTGGCCACTCCAGCGCCTACGCGTGTACAGATAGCGAGACGTGAGAGGAGTCGACACGCATCCGTTCCCGCCCGACGACGTAGACGACGGTGACTACCCCCCGGAGTCCCTGGAAAGTATCGGCCTCGACTGTCGGTGACCCGTTAGTAGAAGGTGTCTCCGGTCTTCGCCTTCTCGACCAGCAGGTCACACGGGAGCGTCTCGGCCTGCTTGTTGGTGTCGTCGTGACGGCTCGCGACCTCGGTCAGTCGGTCGAGGACGACCGATGCACCGACCTCGTCTGCCTTCTCGAGTGGACCGACCGGCCAGTTGCCGCCGAGTTTCGCACCCGTGTCGATGTCCTCGACGCTCGCGACATCGTGTTGCACCATCTTGGCGGCCTCGTTGATGATCGGCGCCCAGACGAGCAGGGTATCGAACCCCTGGCCAGCGTCGACCGCGATCTGTGGCTCGTCGCGTTCGTCGTAGTCGTAGTACCCGGCCCCCGACTTCCGACCGTACCGCCCCTTGTCGTACAACTGGTGCAGTATCGGACAGACCTCCGTGTCGTACGCCATGGGGCGGTCTTCGGTCAGGTGGTCCTGCTCGCCCTCGACGCGAATCTGGATGCCGCCCGTGAAGTCGGCGAGTTCGAACGGCCCCATCGGAAACCGTTCCTTGTACTTCATCGCCGAATCGATCTCCTCGATACTGTGCTCTCCCCTGTAGACCATCCACGCCGCTCCCTCACCGTAGGGCCGCATCAGGCGGTTGACGATGAACGAGGGGACGTCCATCCGACAGCGAATCGGTGTCTTGCCGAACGATTCGACGAGCGATTCGACGGTCCCCGCCACGTCGTCGGGCGTGTGTTCGGTCATGATCACCTCGACCAGATCCATCAGCATCGGCGGGTTGAACCAGTGGCTACCGACCACCTGTGCTGGCCGGTCCGTGACCTCTGCGAGGCGGGTGATGTTGAGCCCGGACGTGTTGGTCGCGAGAATCGCTTCGGAGGGGGTGGCTTCGTCGAGGTCCTCGAAGATGTCCTCTTTCACCGCTTGCTGCTCGACTGCGGCCTCGGTGACGAAGTCGGCGTCGCCGACCGCCTCGTCGAGGTCGGTCGTGAACTCCAGTCGGTCGAGGGCAGCGTCGGCGTCCTCTTGCGTCACTCGACCGTTCCCGACGGACTTGTCGTACGACCACTCGATTCGCTCGCTCGCCTCCTCGAGCTGTGATTCGTCGATGTCGTTCAGGTAGGTGTCGTAGCCGGCGAGCGCGGCGACGGCCGCGATGCCACGGCCCATCTGTCCACTGCCGACGACGGCGACGGTCTCTATCTCGGTGCGGTCTACGACCATACTACCTGCTCACAGACGGTGGGAGAAAAAGGATACTGTATGGATTCGGACGGACTGCTTCCTATCGGTTGGAGATGATACTCGTGGCCTTCTACCGAGAGCGGCGACACCAGGAAGCCGACGAGCGTCTCGTGAAAAGTGTCCCCAGGGATGGGGAGTCGCACGTGACAAGCGTTTATGAACGGTACGCCACCGGCCAGGTGCAGCATGGCTGGAGCACCGACCGGGTCAGGATGTTGGTGCTTGTTACCATTGTTCCTTCCGGCTGCGGAATCGATTGCTGCCTCTCACACGAGCGACGTGTTCGCAGGAGCGCCCTGCCAGGCCGCCGTCGTCGGTGACCGGGAGGCGGAGCTAGCCGGACGTCGACCTGGCGAATCATCTCGGACTGGACCAGTCACTTCCCGTCGTTGCTCGGAGCGGCGCACGGCGAGGTCTCTCGAACCGGCCGTCCCCGACTCCCGACCCCCGACGAGTGTTCGAGCGACGAAAGGTCTAACAGCGAGTCCGACGAGTGACTCGACGTGACTCACCTGCCGACGCTACCGGGAACGCTCGCCCGGACGACCCGGAAGTACCCCGAGCGGGAGGCCGTCGTCTACCCGCGGAAGGACGTCCGGTTGACGTACGAGGAACTCGACCGCCGAGTGACGCGGTGTGCGAACGCGCTCCGGGACCTCGGCGTCGAACCGGGCGACCGGGTCTCGCTGCTCATGTACAACTCCGCAGAGTTCGTCGTGGCGATGTTCGGGCTCCTCCGGGCGGGAGCGGTGTTCAACCCTATCAACTACCGTCTCGCACCGGGGGAGGTCGGCTACATCCTCGACGACTCGGATTCGAGCGTCCTCCTGTTCGAGGAGGCGACGCGAGAGACCGTCGAGGCCGGCCGCGACGAGTTCGGGACGGTCGACCGGTACCTGTACGTCGACGACGACGTCGAGTCGACGCCAGACTACGCGAGGGGGTTCCACGAGACCGTCTCGACTGCGGACGACGGTCCCGTCGAGATCGAGGTCGCACCGACCGACCAGTACGCCATCATGTACACCTCCGGGACGACGGGACGACCGAAGGGTGTCGTCCACTCCCACCAGGACGCGACGTACCACAACATGCTGTACTTCGGTCGGCTGGACCTCGACTACACGGACGTCGGCGTCTCGGCCATGCCGCTGTACCACAACGCCGAACTCAACTGCGGTCTCTGCCCGCGACTGAACCTCGGGGCGACGACGGTCGTCCTCCACCAGTTCGACCCCGAGCGAGTCCTCGACGTGGTCGACGCCGAGCAGGCCACGCACCTGTTCGTCGCCTCCCGGACGTGGTCGGAGCTACTGTCTGCCGCCGAAGACGCCGCCGACTTCGACGGGAGCAGCCTCCAGCTCGGTATCTACGGGGCCGCCCCGATGCCGCCCACGCTCCTCGAACAGTGCATCGAGACGTTCTGCGAGGACTACGCGACTGCGTACGGGATGACCGAGATGGGGCCCTGTGCGACGTTCATCCGGCCGGACGAGGTCCACGACCAGCTCGGGAGCGTCGGTCGGGCCGCGCCCAACCACGAGCTACGTATCGTCTCGCCGACCGAGACCGAATCCCCCGACGACCCGGTCGCTCCGACGGACGTCGTCCAGCGCGGCGACGTCGGCGAGATCATCCTCCAGGGGCCACCGATGCTGACCGAGTACTGGAACCGTCCCGGACTGACCGCGGACGCCATCCGCGACGGCTGGTTCTTCACCGGCGACGCCGGGTACGTCAACGAGGACGGCTACCTGTTCCTGGTCGACCGCATCGACGACATGATCATCTCGGGCGGCGAGAACATCTACCCGACCGAGATAGAGAACGTCCTCTACGACCACGAGGCGGTCGAGGCGGTCGCGGTCGTCGGCGAGGAGAACGGCGAGTGGGGGGAGCGTGTCGTCGCGTACGTCGTCGGGAGCGGGGCGGACGCCGACAGCCTCGACGAGTTCTGCCGCTCCCGCGACGAACTCGCCGACTTCAAACGCCCCCGCGAGTACTACTTCGTCGACGAACTGCCACGCAACCCGAGTGGCAAGATTCAGAAGTTCGAACTCCAGCCGTCCGACGTCGATGGGTCGTCGATATAGGGTATCGGGGTGTGCGACGCTCGACGACGGCGACCGGCCGCAGTGCAACCACCGAAAAGCGTTTGAGTGCCACCGGAGCAACACGAACGATGCGCGCGAACGGTCTCACCCTCGGCGGCGACGCTCCGGAGGACATCGTCGAGTACGTCGAACTCGCGGAGAACGCCGGACTCGAAACGTACTGGCAGGGCGAATCCTGGGGGCGGAGCTCCGTCCCGACCATGACTCGGCTGCTCGAACGGACGGCGTCCATCGACGTCTGCTCGGGCATCTTCAACGTCTACACACGCTCGCCAGCGCTGGTCGCGATGACGGCGAACACCCTCGCCGACCTGTCGGACGGGCGGTTCCGCGTCGGCCTGGGGATGAGCGGCCCCGCGGTCATCGAGAACTTCCACGGCGCAGAGTTCGACGAGCCGCTCAGGCGAACCCGCGAGTACGTCGAAATCGTCCGCGCGTACCTGTCGGGCGACCGGGTAGAGTACGACGGTGAGCTGTTCGACCTCTCCGGGTTCGCGCTGGACGTGGAGCGAACCTACGACTGTCCCATCTACGTCGCGGCGATGGGGGAGGTCAACCGCCAGCTCACCGGCGAGTTCGCGGACGGGTGGATACCCCTGCTGCTCCCGAACACGGCCGTCGGCGACGCGCTGGAGGCCGTCGAGCGTGGCACCGACCGCGGCGACCGGTCGCTCGCGGACGTCGACATCGCCCCCTGGGTGCCGACCTGCATCTCCGAGACGGACCCCGAGGCCGCCGAAGGAGCCGTCCGCTCGATGATCGCGTTCTACGTGGGGGCGATGGGTGACTACTACGCACAGATGGTGGCGAACTTCGGCTTCGAGGAGGAGGCCGAAGCGATTCAGGACGGCTGGAAGGCAGATACGCAGGCCGGTGCGGAGGACGCGGTCACCGACGAGATGGTCTCGGCTATCGGCGCCTGTGGCACGCCGGAGCAGGCGGCCGAGAGCTTCGAGCGCTTCGTCGATGCTGGTGCGGACTCGCCCGTCGCGTACCTCCCGAGCCGGTGGGCGAGCGACGACGTCGTCCGGGAGACGATAACGCAGCTACAGTAGTCGCTCGGTCGGACCCATGATTTGATAGTCGGTACCATCCTTCACTCGCAGTGTGCGATACTACGAGGACATAGCGGTCGGGGAATCTTCCGAGTTCGGGGAGTACCAGTTCGAGAAAGCGGAGATCGTCGAGTTCGCGGAGAAGTACGACCCGCAGCCGTTCCACACGGACGAGGAGGCGGCCCAGGACACCGCGTACGGCGAACTCATCGCCAGCGGCTGGCAGACCGCCGCCGTCTGCATGCGGATGCTGGTCGACGGGTACGTGCACGACCAGGCGAGCATGGGGGCACGCGGCGTCGACGAACTCCGCTGGCGGAAACCGGTGACGCCTGGCGATACGCTCCACCTCCGGGTCGAGGTGGTCGACAAACGCCGCTCGGAGAGCGACCCCAGCCGTGGCTACGTCGACAACAAGATGGAGGGCATCAACCAGGACGGCGAGGTCGTCATCTCGTGGATCGGCCTCGGGATGGTCGAGGTGCGCGACCCAGACGGGTAGCGGAGCGCCGGCCGTTCGGTCGCGGCCGCAGCGCCGACCAGCGCTTCGGAGCGTCAGGAGCCCTCGACGGCACCGCTGTCGAACAGCGCGTCGATCTCCGCGGCCTCGAAGCCGAACCGTCGCAGCACGTCGCTCGTCTGCTCGCCCAGTCCGGGGGCCTGCCCCCCCCCGCCCGAGAGCCCATGGTGTACCTCGGCCGGATACCCGATTCTGGGGAACCCCTCGCCGTCGGCGTCGACGACGCCGCGATTCCGGAGGTGAGGGTCGTCGAGCGCTTCGCGTGGCGTGTTCACCTTCCCGATCATGACCTCCTGCTCGCCGAGGTCGGCTTCCCACTCGGCGAGGCTCCGTGACCCGAACACCTCGCGCAGTTCGTCGCGAACGGCCCGCCTGACCGCCGGGTCGTCGGACTGGTGTTTGTCGACGAGTTCCGGTCTGTCGATGGCCGCACAGAGGTTCTCCCAGAACTTCGGCTCGAGTGCTGCCAGCGTCAGGTGTCGCCCGTTGCTCGTCTCGTAGATATCGTAGCAGGGGTACAGTCCCGTCAGGTTCGTCTCGCCCGGGCGCGGGTCCTCACCGGCGTTCGCCAGCGACCCGACCGCCTGGGAGAACGAGAGGACGGCGTCCGTCATCGAGACGTCGAGGTAGTTCCCGCCGGTGTTTCCTAGCTCCCGACCGAGCAGCGCACCGACGATGCTGAGCGCCGAGAACACGCCGCCGGCCATGTCGCCGACGGGGTAGCCGGTGATGCGAGGGCGCTCCTCCTCGTCGCGACGCGTCATGTCGAGGAGACCGGCGAAGCCCGCGTAGTTCAGGTCGTGACCGACCCGGTCGCTGTACGGGCCGGACTGTCCGTACCCGGACAGCGAGCAGTAGATGACGTCGGGATTCCGTTCTTCGACGTCGTCGTACCCGATTCCCAGTCGGTCGACGACGCCGGGACGGAACTGCTCGAAGACGACGTCCGCCTCGGCCGCGAGTCGGAGGAACGCCTCCCGACCCTCGTCGGACTTGAGGTCGAGCGTGATGCTCTCCTTGCCCTGGTTGATGGCCGCGAACATCGCCCCGTAGTCGCCGTCGACGGTCGGCTCGGCGTAGCGAGCGTAGTCGCCGCCGTTCGGCGCTTCTACCTTGACGACGTCCGCCCCCATCTCGGCCAGCAGGTGCGTCGCGTACGGGCCGGGCAGGAGGCGTGACAGGTCGAGTACCGTGATGGACTGCAGGTCCATGTGGCATGCTGACGCCCACCCATGCAATAAAGCCCGCCGTCGTCGTCGCGGCTCGGGGACCCGCCGGCTGAGGCCGGTCCGACCCGGTCACTCGCGTAACTGCGCCCGCTTGATCTTCCCGCTGGCAGTCTTCGGGAGTTCGTCGACGATCGCCACCTCGCGGGGGTACTCGTGTTTCGAGAGGGTCTCGCGTGCGAACGAACTGATCTCGTCGCGCAACTCCGGCGACGCCTCCCGGCCCGCGGTGAGGGTGACGAATGCCTTCACTATCTCCCCCCGGGGCAGGCCCCGCCCACCTCGCGCTACGAAGACGCCGACCGTGCTGGCGAGGAGCCGAAGAGCCGCCGGATCGCGTAGTACCCTGTCAGCAGCGCGATGGCGACCGTCGACCAAACAACCTCTGTGAGGCCGAGGCCGACCATCGCGACGACCAGTCCGACGCCGGCGACGCCGGCGACCAGGTGGCCAGCGGGAACCCGGAACGACGGCTGCACGTCGGTTCGATACCGCCTGAGCCCCAGAAACGAGAGGAGGTTGATGCCGTACGGGATGCCGGTCCCGACGATAGACGCGACCACGAGCAGTTCGTAGAAGTACCCCGGGAACAGCGAGAGCACGGCCGCCGACCCGCCGACCGCGACGACGCCGACGCTGGGGACTCCGGTCCCCGTGGTGACCGACGCGAACGGCGACGGCAGCGTCCCGTTCTGGCCGAGCGCGAACAGGACGCGACTCGCGCTCATCGTCCCGACGAGCATCGTGGTGAAGATGGCGGCGACCGAGCCGAGCGCCAGCGCGTACCTCAGCCACTCGACGCCGAGTATCGTCGCGGCCGTCGCCAGCGGTGTCCGGAGCGTCGCACCGTCGGCCAGGAACTGGTCTACCGGTACCACGCCGTGAAGGGCGAAGACGACGAGAGCGTACAGGACGGTCGTGACGCCGAGCGAGAGCAGGATGGCCCGCGGTGCGGTGTACGCTGGCTCGCGTATCTCACCGATAGCGGCCGGGACGACCGTCCAGGCGCCGTACGCGGTCATCGATATCTGGACCGCGGCGAGGAACGACGCTGGGCCGCCGACGGCGAGCGGAGCGGTCCTCGCCGGGTCGACCCGTGCTGTGGCGACGGCGACGAAGGCGACGAGGACGGCGAGCAGGACGGCCGTGAGGAGCAGGTTGAGCCGACTCGTGACCTGCCCACCGAGGAGGTTGATTGCGGTCACGAGAGCGACCGCCGCGAGTGCGACCCCGGTCGTGTGGCCCGCCGCCGCCGGAACGACCGTCCCGAGGTACCCCGCGATGGCGAGCGCCGACACCGTGATGCCGAACACCCAGCCGATGGCGTAGCCGACCCCTTCGAGGTAGCTGGCGAACGCCCGGAGCCGTGTCGACGGCCCTAGCGTCTCGTACGGGAAGATGGCGAGCGCCCCGGTGCGCGGGAAAGCGAGGGTGAGTTCGGTGTAACAGAGCGCGATGGCGGTCATCAGGAGGCCGGCGAGCAACCACGCGAGCGGGGCAGCGGGACCGGCGAGTCGCCCCGTCGACCCGGGGAAGACGAAGATGGCCGAGCCGATCATGCCACCGACACTCAGGAGGAGACAGTCGAACAGACCGAGATGATCGGTCGACTCGGAGGCGGGCTGGTCCGTCATGCGTTCGTGAACGACCTCCGCCCGAGGTCCCCATGAATCCACGGTTTTCGGGTCCGGTCGGTCGCAGTGGCCGGAGTCGACCTGCGCGTGCCCCTCGACCAGCAGTGCGTTCGACGACCGTCCTCTGGTCGGAGACCGATTCGAAAGGTAATCGGGGAACACTCGGCGACCAGCAGAGGGCGGCGGTCCGTTACCGGGACGGACGGGACCCCTCGACGACCTGACGGCCACCCGACGCGAGCACGAGTCCGTAGTGGCTCTCCAGGTGTCTCCTCGACGGCTGGGAGGGACTGCTCGTGTTCACTCACGAAGCGGGCTACGAGTGGAGCGCCCCCTGCGACAGCAACGGGCCGACGGTCCGGCCGAGGAATCCGGGCACGGTCGGTCGGACGTCCGCGGTCGGTGAGTGACAGTCGTTCCACCGAATCGGACGCGCCACCGCCCGTGTGAGGGGCGGTTCGAAGGGGCCGCTGTCGGCCAGCCAGTCCACGGTTGACTGCCACGGCACGGCTCGGTCCGTGTCGGCCCGGCGCGACCGTCAGTCCAACACGACGAGGGCGTCGCCCTGGTCGACGGAGTTACCGGCCTCCACGGCCACCTCCGTGACCGTCCCTCCCATCTCCGCGACGATGTCGTTCTCCATCTTCATCGCCTCCAGGACGAGGACGGGGTCGCCCGGTTCGACCGTCTCTCCCTCTTCGACGGCCACCTCGAGGACCGTCCCCTGCATCTCGGCTTCGATTACCTCCCCGTCGCCAGCGACGGCGGTGGTGTCGTCGTCGTTCGAGGAACCACCCTTGCGGGCGGGGCCGTCGTCGGTGGGTCGCTGGGGAGTCGACGCCTCCGGAACGCCGCTCTCTTCGAGGTCGACCTGGAACCGCTTGCCGTTCACCTCGACCGTGAACTCGCGGGTGACGGTCTCCTCCTCGGTCGACGAACTCGACGCCTCCGTACCGTACCGCCCCTGGTACTCCTCGATGGGCGTCTCGTCCATGTGGTCGTCGAGGTAGTTCGTCGTGTGCGTGCCGCCGACGAACGCGTCATCGTCGAGCATCATCAGGTGGAACGGCCGGATGGTGTGGATACCCTCGATGGTGTACTCGCGGAGCGCGCGCTTCGAGCGGGCGATACACTCCTCGCGGTCGCTCGCGGAGACGACGAGTTTCGCTATCATCGAGTCGTAGTCGGTCACGAGGTCGTCGCCCTGCCGGAGCGCGTCGTCCATCCGGACGCCGATACCGCCGGGCGGGTCGTACGTCTCCAGTGCACCGCCCTGAGCCGGGGCGAACTCCTCGGCAGCGTTCTCGGCGTTGATGCGGAACTCCATCGCGTGACCCCTCAGGTCGACGTCGTCCTGCGAGAAGGTCAGTTCCTCGCCGGCGGCGACCCGCAGTTGCCACTTGACGATGTCGATGCCCGTAATCTCCTCGGTGACGGTGTGCTCGACCTGGATGCGGGTGTTGACCTCCAGGAAGTAGAAGTCCGAATCGGCGTCGAGCAGGTCCCCCGCTTCCCGGTCGTCGTCGTCCTCGACCAGGAACTCGAAGGTGCCGGCGTTGTAGTAGTCGGCCTCGTCCGCACCCCGCCGAGCGGCCTCCCCAATCTGCTCCCGGAGGTCGTCGGTGAGCGCGGGCGAGGGGCCCTCCTCGATGACCTTCTGGTGGCGACGCTGGAGCGAGCAGTCGCGCTCCCCGAGGTGGCGGACGTTGCCGTGGTGGTCGGCGAGGATCTGTACCTCGATGTGTCGAGGGCTCTCCAGGTAGCGTTCGAGGTAGACCGAGTCGTTGTCGAAGTACGCTTCCCCCTCGCGTTTGGCGGCCTCCAGTTGGTCAGCGGCTTCGCTCTCGTCCTCGACGACCTTCATCCCGCGACCGCCGCCACCGCCCTCCGCCTTGATGGCGACCGGGTAGCCGTGCTCGTTCCCGAACGCCTCGACCTCGTCGACCGTCTCGACGGGGTCTGTCG contains:
- a CDS encoding long-chain-fatty-acid--CoA ligase yields the protein MTHLPTLPGTLARTTRKYPEREAVVYPRKDVRLTYEELDRRVTRCANALRDLGVEPGDRVSLLMYNSAEFVVAMFGLLRAGAVFNPINYRLAPGEVGYILDDSDSSVLLFEEATRETVEAGRDEFGTVDRYLYVDDDVESTPDYARGFHETVSTADDGPVEIEVAPTDQYAIMYTSGTTGRPKGVVHSHQDATYHNMLYFGRLDLDYTDVGVSAMPLYHNAELNCGLCPRLNLGATTVVLHQFDPERVLDVVDAEQATHLFVASRTWSELLSAAEDAADFDGSSLQLGIYGAAPMPPTLLEQCIETFCEDYATAYGMTEMGPCATFIRPDEVHDQLGSVGRAAPNHELRIVSPTETESPDDPVAPTDVVQRGDVGEIILQGPPMLTEYWNRPGLTADAIRDGWFFTGDAGYVNEDGYLFLVDRIDDMIISGGENIYPTEIENVLYDHEAVEAVAVVGEENGEWGERVVAYVVGSGADADSLDEFCRSRDELADFKRPREYYFVDELPRNPSGKIQKFELQPSDVDGSSI
- a CDS encoding APC family permease → MTDQPASESTDHLGLFDCLLLSVGGMIGSAIFVFPGSTGRLAGPAAPLAWLLAGLLMTAIALCYTELTLAFPRTGALAIFPYETLGPSTRLRAFASYLEGVGYAIGWVFGITVSALAIAGYLGTVVPAAAGHTTGVALAAVALVTAINLLGGQVTSRLNLLLTAVLLAVLVAFVAVATARVDPARTAPLAVGGPASFLAAVQISMTAYGAWTVVPAAIGEIREPAYTAPRAILLSLGVTTVLYALVVFALHGVVPVDQFLADGATLRTPLATAATILGVEWLRYALALGSVAAIFTTMLVGTMSASRVLFALGQNGTLPSPFASVTTGTGVPSVGVVAVGGSAAVLSLFPGYFYELLVVASIVGTGIPYGINLLSFLGLRRYRTDVQPSFRVPAGHLVAGVAGVGLVVAMVGLGLTEVVWSTVAIALLTGYYAIRRLFGSSPARSASS
- a CDS encoding MaoC family dehydratase, yielding MRYYEDIAVGESSEFGEYQFEKAEIVEFAEKYDPQPFHTDEEAAQDTAYGELIASGWQTAAVCMRMLVDGYVHDQASMGARGVDELRWRKPVTPGDTLHLRVEVVDKRRSESDPSRGYVDNKMEGINQDGEVVISWIGLGMVEVRDPDG
- a CDS encoding acetyl/propionyl/methylcrotonyl-CoA carboxylase subunit alpha is translated as MFEKVLVANRGEIAVRVMRACEDLGVATVAVYSDADKNAGHVRYADEAYNVGPARAADSYLDQGAIVEAAQQAGADAIHPGYGFLAENADFAARVEEAEGVTWVGPSSDSMEQAGEKTNARTVMQAADVPIVPGTTDPVETVDEVEAFGNEHGYPVAIKAEGGGGGRGMKVVEDESEAADQLEAAKREGEAYFDNDSVYLERYLESPRHIEVQILADHHGNVRHLGERDCSLQRRHQKVIEEGPSPALTDDLREQIGEAARRGADEADYYNAGTFEFLVEDDDDREAGDLLDADSDFYFLEVNTRIQVEHTVTEEITGIDIVKWQLRVAAGEELTFSQDDVDLRGHAMEFRINAENAAEEFAPAQGGALETYDPPGGIGVRMDDALRQGDDLVTDYDSMIAKLVVSASDREECIARSKRALREYTIEGIHTIRPFHLMMLDDDAFVGGTHTTNYLDDHMDETPIEEYQGRYGTEASSSSTEEETVTREFTVEVNGKRFQVDLEESGVPEASTPQRPTDDGPARKGGSSNDDDTTAVAGDGEVIEAEMQGTVLEVAVEEGETVEPGDPVLVLEAMKMENDIVAEMGGTVTEVAVEAGNSVDQGDALVVLD
- a CDS encoding 3-hydroxyacyl-CoA dehydrogenase, translating into MVVDRTEIETVAVVGSGQMGRGIAAVAALAGYDTYLNDIDESQLEEASERIEWSYDKSVGNGRVTQEDADAALDRLEFTTDLDEAVGDADFVTEAAVEQQAVKEDIFEDLDEATPSEAILATNTSGLNITRLAEVTDRPAQVVGSHWFNPPMLMDLVEVIMTEHTPDDVAGTVESLVESFGKTPIRCRMDVPSFIVNRLMRPYGEGAAWMVYRGEHSIEEIDSAMKYKERFPMGPFELADFTGGIQIRVEGEQDHLTEDRPMAYDTEVCPILHQLYDKGRYGRKSGAGYYDYDERDEPQIAVDAGQGFDTLLVWAPIINEAAKMVQHDVASVEDIDTGAKLGGNWPVGPLEKADEVGASVVLDRLTEVASRHDDTNKQAETLPCDLLVEKAKTGDTFY
- a CDS encoding AMP-binding enzyme; the encoded protein is MKAFVTLTAGREASPELRDEISSFARETLSKHEYPREVAIVDELPKTASGKIKRAQLRE
- a CDS encoding LLM class flavin-dependent oxidoreductase, with the translated sequence MRANGLTLGGDAPEDIVEYVELAENAGLETYWQGESWGRSSVPTMTRLLERTASIDVCSGIFNVYTRSPALVAMTANTLADLSDGRFRVGLGMSGPAVIENFHGAEFDEPLRRTREYVEIVRAYLSGDRVEYDGELFDLSGFALDVERTYDCPIYVAAMGEVNRQLTGEFADGWIPLLLPNTAVGDALEAVERGTDRGDRSLADVDIAPWVPTCISETDPEAAEGAVRSMIAFYVGAMGDYYAQMVANFGFEEEAEAIQDGWKADTQAGAEDAVTDEMVSAIGACGTPEQAAESFERFVDAGADSPVAYLPSRWASDDVVRETITQLQ
- a CDS encoding CaiB/BaiF CoA transferase family protein; amino-acid sequence: MDLQSITVLDLSRLLPGPYATHLLAEMGADVVKVEAPNGGDYARYAEPTVDGDYGAMFAAINQGKESITLDLKSDEGREAFLRLAAEADVVFEQFRPGVVDRLGIGYDDVEERNPDVIYCSLSGYGQSGPYSDRVGHDLNYAGFAGLLDMTRRDEEERPRITGYPVGDMAGGVFSALSIVGALLGRELGNTGGNYLDVSMTDAVLSFSQAVGSLANAGEDPRPGETNLTGLYPCYDIYETSNGRHLTLAALEPKFWENLCAAIDRPELVDKHQSDDPAVRRAVRDELREVFGSRSLAEWEADLGEQEVMIGKVNTPREALDDPHLRNRGVVDADGEGFPRIGYPAEVHHGLSGGGGQAPGLGEQTSDVLRRFGFEAAEIDALFDSGAVEGS